The segment GCACGGACGCGTTGCCCATGGCGTAGCGCCAGGTCAGCAGCCGTTCGCCGACGCCGCGGGAGCGGGCCACGGTCAGGTACGGTGCGCCGAAGTTGGCGACCATCTCGCGGCGCACCATCCGGGAGATCAGCGCGATCTGCAGGATGGCGATGGTGACCGTCGGCAGCACCAGGCCGCCCCACGTGGTGAAGCCGGATGCGGGCAGCACCGGGATCAGCACCGCGAACACGGTCAGCAGCATCACGCCGGTCCAGAACTCGGGCATCGACTGCCCGGCGACGGTGGCCACGTTGGCGGCCAGCTCGCGGCGGGTGTCGGCGCGCCGGGCCATCCACACGCCCAGCGGGATCGAGACCAGGGTGGTCACCACGATGGCGGAGATGGCCAGGGTCAGGGTGTACGGCAGCCGGTCGAGGACCACGTCCAGGGCCGGTGCCTGATAGCTGAACGACGTACCGAGGTCGCCGCTGAACAGCCCCTTGAGGAAGGTCCAGTACTGCTCGATCAGGGGCTGGTCGAGGCCGAACTGGCGGCGTACCTCTTCGACCTGCTCGTTGGTGGACAGCGGACCGGCGTAGGCGCGGGCCGGGTCGCCGGGCGCCAGCCGGATCAGGACGAAGACGGTGGAGACCGTGAGCAGGATGGTCAGGAAACTCTGGGCGAGGCGCTTGGCCAGGTATCGGATCATGCTCATTGCGCCAATCGGAGCTGGGTGAGGTCGTAGGAGTTGTTGGCGCCCATCGCCATGCCGGTGACCCGTTCGCGGCGCGCGACCACGGCCTTGGGCGCGAACGCCCACATGGCCGGCCAGGTGTTCCAGACCGTCTGCTGGGCCTGGGTGAGCAGCTGGGTGCGCCGGGCCGGGTCGATCTCGGCCGAGGCCCGGGCGATCAGCTGGGTCGCCTCCGGCACGACGTAGCCGTGATAGGTGTCGCGGGTCTGCTCCTTGGCGGCGGTGCCCGCGTACATGCCCTGCAAAACGGTGATCGCCAAGCCGGTCGAGCTGGGGTAGCCGTTGGCCAGCAGGTCCCAGTCGCCGGCGCGGCCCTGCCGCCAGGCGGAGATGTCGCCGCCGGGCTCGAACTGCTGGAGCGTGACCCGTACGCCGACCGCGCGCAGCATCTCGTAGACGGCTTCCATCACCTGGGTGTCGCCGGCGAACTCCCCGGACTCCCAGATGATCTTCATCGACAGGTCGCGGACGCCGAGGCCGGTGAGCATCTGGCGGGCCTTCGCCGGGTCGTAGCGGAACCCGCCGACCGCGGCGGCGCCGCTCAGTCCGGGCGGGACCACTCCGGGGACCGGGATGACGGCCTGCTGAAGAATGTCGTTGATCAGCGCGTCGCCGTTGATCGCGTAGCTGAGCGCCTCCCGGACCCGGACGTCGGCGAGGGGATGCCCGGCTGGCTTGCGGAAGTTGTAGAACAGGTGGGTGATCCGGGTGCCGGGCCGGTTCTCGATCTGCACGCCGGGCAGGCCGCGCAGCTGCTCGACGGAGTCCGGGGTGATCGAGTCGATGACGTCGACCTCGCCGCTGCGCAGGGACACGACGCGGCTGGTCTCCGAGGGCAGGAAGCGCACCTGCACCTGTTCGACCGTGGGGCGCGTACCCCAGTAGTTGGGGTTGATCGCGAGTTGGTAGTTGCCGGCGCCGCGGTCGGCGGCGGTGACGACGTAGGGCCCGCTCCCGACGCCCGTCTGCAGCTCCTCGGCCTTGTTGGCGGCGGCCGGGGTGATCAGGATGTTGGCCATCAGGTAGTCGAGGACCGGCAGCGGCGCGTCGGTGCGCAGCTTGAAGGTCTGGTCGTCGACCTTGACCACGCGCGGCCACTCCGGGAAGAAGGTGGCCAGGAAGCCGCCCTTGGTGTCGCGGTAGGACTCCAGGGCCTTGGCGACGTCCTCCACCTGCACCGGCGAGTTGTCGGAGTAGCGGATGCCGGACCGCAAGCGCACGGTCCACTCGGTCGGCGCGGTCAGCTGGAAGCTCTCCGCCAGCACCGGCTGGATCTTCAGGTCCGGGGTGAGCCGGGTCAGTGCCTGGCGGACGGCCCGCTGCACGGTGACCGCGGCGTCGAACTGGTTCAGCTTGTTGTCCAGGCTGACCAGCGAACGGTTCAGGGCGATGTTGAGGGTGCCCGCACCGGGCAGGCCGGTGGGGGTGGCGCACGCCGTGGTCAGGCCACCGAGCGTGCCGCCGGCGCCGAGGGCCAGCGCCATTCTGAGGATGTTGCGACGGCTGTGAAGGGCATCGGTCATCGGTGATCCACTCCTATGCGGGATCAGTCACGATGGAGAAGGGGGGACGGGGCCTGACGGCCGGCCAATCACGAATGACGATGGCATTGCCTGCGCGTTACGAGCAAGTTATCGGCGCGAAATGCGCGGGAAATGAGTGACCTGCGTGACAGTCAGAGCAATTCACGGCCATCACTTGCGCACATCGCGCAGGACTCGCATTCTGGTGCCATGCCACCGGTGCTGGGTTCACGCCGTCGCCGCGAAGAGATCGTCCGGCTCGCCGAGACGACCGGACTGACCAGCGTCACCGACCTGGCCGAGCGGTTCCGGGTCTCGGCCTCCACGATCCGCCGCGACCTGGCCCGGCTGGAGGCGACCGGCCGGCTGACCAGGACGTACGGCGGGGCGATGGCCGCGCCGCACCGCGCCGAGCCACCCCTGCAGCAGCGCATCGGCGAGGCCTTCGCCGAGAAGGTCGCCATCGCCCGCTGGGCCGCCGCCCAGATCGAGCCCGGCGACTCCCTCGCCCTGGACGCGGGCTCCACGGTGGCAGCCCTGGCCCACCAGCTGCGCGACCACACCGACCTGACCGTGTCCACGCCCAGCCTGACGGTTCTCAGTGAGCTGGCCGGGGCGGACGGGCTGACCGTGCACTGCCTCGGCGGCACGATGCGACCGGTCAGTCAGGCCCTGGTCGGCCCGATCGCCGAGAACGCCCTCGAGCGGATGAGCTTCGACCGGGCGTTCCTGGCCGCCGACAGTGTGGACGCCGAACGCGGGATCTGCGAGGCCGACCTGGCACAGACCCGGCTCAAGGAGCTGATGGCGCAGCGCTCCACGCGTGTCTACGTGCTGGCGCACGCCGCCAAGCTGGGGCGCCGGCCGTTCCACGCCTGGACCCGGCTGGCGCCCGGGTGGACGCTGGTCACCACCGGCGCCGACGCGCAGGTCGCGCCGTTCCGGGAGAAGGGCATCCGGGTCGTCACCGTGCCGGTGTGAGGAGATCACAACCATGAGAATCACGGCCGCGTACGAGGGAGTCGTGCCGATCAGTTCGGCGATCCGCAACGCCTGGATCGATTTCACGTCCATGGACTGCTCGGTCCTCGCTCTGGTCAGCGACGTGATCCGCGACGGGAAACCGGTCGTCGGGTACGGCTTCAACTCCAACGGCCGCTACTCGGCCGGCGAGATCCTGCGCCGCCGCATCCTGCCGCGCCTGCTGGACGCTTCGCCTGGCTCGCTGCTGGACGAGTCCGGAAGTCTGGACCCCGCCCGGGCGTGGCAGTTGATGATGCGCAACGAGAAGCCCGGCGGGCACGGAGAGCGCTCGGTCGCCGTCGGCGTCGTCGACATGGCGCTGTTCGACCTGGCCGCGAAGATCGCCGGGCAGCCGCTGTACCGGTACCTGTCCGACCGCTACGGCGACGGAGACCCCGACGAGTCGGTGTTCGTCTACGCCGCCGGCGGCTACTACGCGCCCGGCAAGGGCCTGCGCGACCTGCAGGACGAGATGCGGGGCTTTCTCGACCAGGGCTACCGCGTCGTCAAGATGAAGATCGGCGGGGCCCCGCTCGCCGAGGACCTGCAGCGCATCGAGGCGGTGCTGCAGGTGCTCGGCGGGGACGGGTCACGGCTGGCCGTCGACGTCAACGGCCGCTTCGATCTGCCCACGGCGCTGGAGTACGGCCGGGCGATCGAACCGTACGGCCTGTTCTGGTACGAGGAGGTCGGCGACCCGCTCGACTACCGGCTCAACGCCACCCTCGCCGAGCACTACCGCGGGCCGCTGGCCACCGGTGAGAACCTGTTCTCCCTGCCGGACACCCGCAACCTGATCCGCTACGGCGGCCTGCGCCCCGACCGCGACGTCATCCAGGTCGACCCCGCCCTCAGTTACGGCCTGGTCGAGTACCTGCGCATCCAGGACATGCTGCGCGAGCACGGCTGGTCCTCGCGCCGGTGCATCCCGCACGGCGGCCACCAGTTCTCGCTGCACATCGCCGCGGCCCTCAAGCTGGGCGGCAACGAGTCGTACCCGGGCGAGTTCCAGCCGACCGGCGGCTTCGCCGACGACGCCGTGGTCCGCGACAGCGCGGTCCGGCTCAGCGACGAGCCGGGCATCGGCCTGGAGGGCAAGCAGGCGTTCTACGAGGTGCTGCGGCAGCTGCATGCCTGAGCCACGTGCGTGTATGAACCCGTCCACGAGTGTGGGCGTGCCGCGTGCGTGCTCTCGTGCCGTCCGGAAGCGGGCGAAATGCTCCGCCGCGCGCGTCCGCCGGAGCCTGCCGCCACAGGCCGACGACCGCCCACCGGCTACGTATTCAGTGACCCCCGGCGAGGGCCTCGCCGAGCGGGGTACGGGTGTGCAGGACCCGCGGACCGGCGCGGCGGCTGTCCACCAGGCCGGCCGCCCGCAACACGGTGAGATGGTGCGACGCGGTCGAGGCCGCCGACCCGGTCAGCTGGGCGCACTCGGACGTGGAGAGAGGTTGCTGGAGCTCGAGCAGGAGGCGGGCGCGGGCGGAACCCAGCAGTGCGGTGAGCGCATCGAGGACGTCGGACGCGGGCCGGTGCCACGACTCTGAGATGCCGTGTGCAGGGTAGAAGATCGTCGGCTGGGCGGGAGGTTCGGTCAGCACGGCGCAGCCGCGGAGGGCCATGACGGAGGGGACGAGCACCAGCCCGGTGCCGCCGCAGTCGATCGTCTCCCCGTGGTGCCGCAGCTGGACCTCGACGACATCGTCGCGCCACGTCACGCTCGAGTGCAGGGTGGCGGCCATCGCGGCGAGCCCGGCGTCGCTGCTGCGCCGTGCCCGCACCGCGATGTCGGCGCGCAACAACCGCAGCATCTGCGGCCAGACCGGCGCCAGCAGCATGCCCCACACCTGCTCCCAGGCCGTGACGATCGCCGACCGCGCACGTGCCGGATCGGCGATCAACTCTTGGATCTCCCGTTGTCGCGCGCCGGTCGATCGGATCTCCATTTTGCGCAGGTCGAACTGCAGCCGTTCGTCCGGCACCTCACGCAGACGCTCCAGTTCCTCCTCGGGGGTCATGTCGCCGGACGGGGTAGTGGTGAGGAAGTCGGGCAGGTACCCCTCGACGCCGCTGATCACCGCCATCAAGCGGAACGCCTCACCCGTCGGTACGCCGCGCTGGTTACGGAACCAGCCCCAGTGCAGCGGGGCGACCTGGGGTCGCAACATGACGCGGATCGCGTGGATCAGCTCGTGCCCCGGTGAGATCCCGAACCGTACCGCCGAGATGTCGGACGAGCCGAGCCGGAACTGCACCACCTTTCGATCCACATCGAAAGGGTAGTCGGCGCGGTGGTGATCCACGCAGGGTGGAGATCGTCAAACACCGCAAGCCACAGACCAGGAGACATTGCGATGCCGCAGTACTTCCTCACCGTCCCGCACAACACGGCCGAGGAGCCGACGATGGAATCGATGCGGGAGACGGACCCCGCCGAGCTGGAAGCCGTGATGGCCGCCGTGGACCGCTTCAACTCGGCGATGCAGGACTCCGGCGCCTTCGTGCACGCCGGTGGACTGCACCCACCGTCGACCGCGATCACCGTCGACGCGACAGGCCGTGAGACCAAGCGCGTCCCCGGGCCCTTCGTGGAGGCGACGGAGTACGTCGGCGGCTTCTGGATCATCAACGCGGCCGACGAGGAGGCTGCCGTGACCTGGGCCGAGCAAGCCTCGGCCGCTCTCCATTCCCGCATCGAGGTCCGCGCCCTGCAGTGAAGTCCTGAGCAGCGCGCCCGGCAATCCGCCTGTCCACAGCGGCCCGACGATCCACCGGTCGGCCGGCGCTGTCGGGCAACGTCCCCGCGCCGCAGGCCCTCGCACCGAAACCTTTCGCACGAACGGAGCCGTACCATGCCCGCATCCGCACAGAGCTATCTGACGACGATCGAGACCCGAACCGGTCTGACACCGCGACAACTCCTCGCCCGCATCGACGACGGCGGCCTCGGCGGGCCCGACACCAAGGCCGCCGAGATCGTCTCCTGGCTCAAGACCGAATACGGCCTCGGCCACGGCCACGCGATGACCATGGCCCAGGTCTCCCGTCACCGCGAATCCGTCGACCTGAAGAACGCCGACACGACCGCACCTCCGCCCGGCAGCATCGGCAGACTCTGGCTCGACGGCAAAGACTCCCTTCCATCAACGCCGGCCTGACGCGGGAATTGAGTCATTCCGTCAAGCGCGCCGAACACAGGCACGATTGGCGGAAACGCGGTTCGGGCCGTTGTCGTGGCCACTGGAGGCTGCCGCCTATATGCCGGTCGTGTGATCTCGGGTCAGGCAGAGCAGGGCGATGTCGTCGCGCCGCGGGCGGGGGCCGACGTCGCTGGTCAGGACGTGCTCGATGACGGCGTCGGCGTCGCCGGCCGGGGCGCTGCCCACGGCGGCGCACAGTTCGCTGAGACCGCGGTCGAGCGGGTGGCTGTGGTCCTCCACCAGCCCGTCGGTGTAGAGCAGCAGGGTCGCGCCGGGCGGAAAGTCGATTCTGGTCTCGCGGTAGCCGGCAGTCCGGGAAGCGCCCAGCGGAGCGGCGGTCGGCAGCTCGAGCAGCCGGGTGCCTGTGGCGTCGCGCAGGATGGGCGGGGGATGCCCGGCCAGGACGCCGGTGGCGGTGCCCTCGGCCAGGTGCAGTTGCAGATAACAGCAGGTCACGATGGTGTCCAGGCCGACGGCGCGGATGAGCCGGTTGGTGTGCCGCATGACAGCAGCCGGCTCGTGACCGGCGACGGCGTAGGCGCGCAGCGCGTCGCGGACCTGCCCCATCGCGGCGGCCGCGGCGAGGTTGTGCCCGGCCACGTCGCCGATCACGACGCTGACGACGTCGTCGTCGACGGCGATGACGTCGTACCAGTCGCCGCCGACCTCGGCCCCGCGCGTCCACGGCAGGTAGCGGGCCGCGTGCCGCAGACCGGGTGCCGTCGGCAGCGCGGCGGGCAGCAGCGCATGCTGCAGTTCGGCCGCGATCGACATACTGGTCTCGAACAGCAGGGCCCGCTGCATTGCCTGGGCGACCAGGCCGGCGAGTGCGGTCAACGTCGACTTGGTGTCGTCGTCGAAGTCCCGCGGTTCGCGGTAGCCGATCACCAGCACGCCCAGGACCTCGCCGGCCGCGGTCAGCGGCAGGAACGCCCAGGCCTGCCGGCTGCCGGGAGACACCGCGGTCGCCGGGTCGGTTTGGGCGGCGTGGAACTGTGCCAGCGACGTCAGGTACCGCGCCCGCCCGGTCCGGGCGACCGCGGTCGCCGGATACCGATGGTGCAGGGGCAGCTGTTGCAGACGGGCGACGACCTCGGGTTCGTACCCGGCGTGATAGGTCAGCTGCAAGGAGTCGTCCTGGCGCAGCAGCACGGCCAGCCCCTGACCGCCGGCGGAGGGACGTAGTACCGAGCCCATGGCGGCGTACACCTGTGCCGTGGTGCTGGCCGCGACCAGCGCCGCCGTGACGCTCTCCAGAGCGCGGACCCGGCCGGCGGCGTGCTCGGCGCGGGCCGCACTGTCAGCGATCTCTCGCTGCCGTTCCACCTGTTCGGTGATCTCCCGGAAGGACACCGCGACCGCGCCCTCGCCGACCTGGCCGATCTTGACCTCCCACACCTGGCCGATCCCGGGATACCGCAGCTCCTGCCGCCACGGCTCCCCGGTGGCCGCCACCGTCCGGTACCGCTCGAACAGGCCGTCGTCCCAGCTCTCCGGGGAGATCTCGCTGAGCCGGTGGCCGATCACGTCCGCGACGGCGTGGCCGGTCAGCTTGGCGCCGAGCTGGTTGACGTACTCGCAGACGAAATCCGTGATCTCCCCGCCGGGCCCGCGGACGGCGCGCAGCACGGTGAAACCGTCGAACGCGGTGTCGAGCATGTCGTACAGCCGGGCGCCACCATCCGACTGCGGTGACACGGTCACCTGCCGCAGGTCGACGAAGCGGATCAGGAGGCCGTCGCCGTACGGGCCGGCCCGGAACTCGAAGTGTCCGGTGATGGTCCGCCGGTCGTAGTACACCGTGCGGGTGGCCGGAACCCCGGTCTCCACCACGGACCGGTAGAACGGCAGGGTCCCGTCGTTCACCGTCTCCGGCCACAGCTGCCGGTAACAGCGGCCCAGGAGCTGCTCGCGCGGACGGCCGACCAGCCGGCACCCGGCGTCGTTGATGTACGCCAGCTCCAGATCGACGAACTCGCCGTCGACGCGCACCGGTTCGGCCAGCACCCAGCCCTGCGGGTCGCTGTCGAGCATGGCCAGGATCTGCGCGTGCAGCGGCAGATCGACCACCTCGCCCGCCCTCCCTCGCCCGCACGCCGGTCGCGGTGTGGCTCCCATCATCCACCGCGCATCGCTGCGCAGCATATTCACTCACCGCAGAACCCCGAACGCCACAACGGGGGCTTTGTGCTTTCCGTTGACACGGGCATCCGAACGCCGTGGACCCGGCCGTCCGCGTCAGCACCGGCGGGGAGGACCAGGTATCACCGGTACGCCGGCTGCCGGCAGCCCTGTACCGTCCGGTGGCGCGGGCGAGGCGCCCGGCCCGACGAGCCGGAGCCGGCCAGCAGATCGATCAGGCGGGCCATGCCACCGGCACGGGTCGCGGCGCGGACCGCCCCGAGCAGCGCGTCACGCTCCCCAGAATCAACGGCATGCAGGCGTGACTCCGTCAGGTGCCGGCGGGCTCGCGACGCCAGTTGCCGTGCCGCGCTCTCGGTGAGCTCGAGCAACTCGGCGATCTCCCGGAACGGATAGCCGAAGGCCTCGCGCAGCACGTAGACGGCACGTTCTGCCGGGGACAGTCGTTCCATCAGCAGCTGGACCGCGGCCTCGAGCGCCTCGCCGCGTTCCGCCTCCAGCGCGGGATCCGCTGACTCGGCCGGGGGCTCCGGAAGCCAGCCGCCGGTATCGGCCTCGTGACGGGCGTAGGCGGAGGTCGCCACATTGAGGGCGACCCGCGACGTGATGGTCATGAGGAACCCGACCCGGTTGCGGACCTGCGCCCGGTCCGCGCCCTGCCAGCGGACCCAGACGTTCTGGACGACGTCCTCGGCGTCGGCGGCCCGGCCCAACATCCGGTAGGCGATCCCGAACAGTCGAGGGCGGACGCTTTCGAAGTCCGTGACGGCCTCGGGCTCGACGCTGGACGTACGCATGACCATCTCCTCCGCTGGCGAAACCTGGCTGCTTTGTCGATGCAGGCAGCGTCGCGCTCGGCGGGTCACCTTCGAGTCCGCTGACTCGCTAGCCGGACTGGCCAGTCACGGGCAGCGCAACTAGCCGGCGGGCCACTACCCTGGGAAGCCGATGGCGTGATCGACCGGAGCACAGGGGTGCGTATGACCGCCTCGCAGGCCACTGATCTCGAGACCCGCTGCGATCAACTACGGGCGCTGCACCGCCCGGGAAACCCACTCCTGCTGCCGAACGCCTGGGACGTCGCCACCGCGAAAGCCGTGGTCGCAGCCGGCTTCCCGGTGGTCGCGACCACCAGTGCCGGCGTGGCCGCAGCGCTGGGCTATGAGGATCACGAGGCCGCGCCAGCCGCGGAGATGTTGGCCGCGGCCGAGCGGATCGCGCGGGGCGTCGACGTGCCCGTGACGGTCGACGCCGAAGGCGGCTACGGGCTGGAGCCGGCCGAGCTGGTGGCGGCGTTGCGCACGGCGGGCGCCGCCGGCTGCAACCTGGAGGACACCGACCACCGCGCCGGTGGTGGCCTGCGCGATGCCGACCAGCACGCACAGTGGCTGGCCGCGGTGCGTCAGGCCGCGTCGCAGGACGGCTACCGGCTTGTCATCAATGCCCGGATCGACGTCTTCATCGGCCCGTTCCTGGCCGGTGCCGGCCCCGGGGCCCAGCAGGAGCTCGTCGGCGAAGCGGTCCGCCGGGCGAACGCCTACCTGGAGGCGGGCGCCGACTGCGTCTTCCCGATCGTGCTGTGGGAGACCGACGCGCTGCGCCGCTTCATCGCCGAGGTCCGCGGCCCGGTCAACGTCCTGCGGCTGCCGAAAGCGCCGTCACCGGCCGAGTTGGCCGCGCTCGGCGTGGCCCGGGTGAGCTGGGGATTCCTGCTGCACAACGGCGCGCTGGCCCACTTCAGCGAGCAGCTGGCCGCCCTGCGGCAGTGATCGCGGGGCTTCAGCGCGCGCCCCG is part of the Actinoplanes sp. NBC_00393 genome and harbors:
- a CDS encoding ABC transporter permease, with protein sequence MSMIRYLAKRLAQSFLTILLTVSTVFVLIRLAPGDPARAYAGPLSTNEQVEEVRRQFGLDQPLIEQYWTFLKGLFSGDLGTSFSYQAPALDVVLDRLPYTLTLAISAIVVTTLVSIPLGVWMARRADTRRELAANVATVAGQSMPEFWTGVMLLTVFAVLIPVLPASGFTTWGGLVLPTVTIAILQIALISRMVRREMVANFGAPYLTVARSRGVGERLLTWRYAMGNASVPVVTALGTRFAAMLNGVVVVEVVFAWPGVGSLVVRALETRDYPLIVTTVLVTSVLAVLVQLLVDLCYPLLDPRVRLGKAVA
- a CDS encoding ABC transporter substrate-binding protein, with amino-acid sequence MTDALHSRRNILRMALALGAGGTLGGLTTACATPTGLPGAGTLNIALNRSLVSLDNKLNQFDAAVTVQRAVRQALTRLTPDLKIQPVLAESFQLTAPTEWTVRLRSGIRYSDNSPVQVEDVAKALESYRDTKGGFLATFFPEWPRVVKVDDQTFKLRTDAPLPVLDYLMANILITPAAANKAEELQTGVGSGPYVVTAADRGAGNYQLAINPNYWGTRPTVEQVQVRFLPSETSRVVSLRSGEVDVIDSITPDSVEQLRGLPGVQIENRPGTRITHLFYNFRKPAGHPLADVRVREALSYAINGDALINDILQQAVIPVPGVVPPGLSGAAAVGGFRYDPAKARQMLTGLGVRDLSMKIIWESGEFAGDTQVMEAVYEMLRAVGVRVTLQQFEPGGDISAWRQGRAGDWDLLANGYPSSTGLAITVLQGMYAGTAAKEQTRDTYHGYVVPEATQLIARASAEIDPARRTQLLTQAQQTVWNTWPAMWAFAPKAVVARRERVTGMAMGANNSYDLTQLRLAQ
- a CDS encoding DeoR/GlpR family DNA-binding transcription regulator — translated: MPPVLGSRRRREEIVRLAETTGLTSVTDLAERFRVSASTIRRDLARLEATGRLTRTYGGAMAAPHRAEPPLQQRIGEAFAEKVAIARWAAAQIEPGDSLALDAGSTVAALAHQLRDHTDLTVSTPSLTVLSELAGADGLTVHCLGGTMRPVSQALVGPIAENALERMSFDRAFLAADSVDAERGICEADLAQTRLKELMAQRSTRVYVLAHAAKLGRRPFHAWTRLAPGWTLVTTGADAQVAPFREKGIRVVTVPV
- a CDS encoding enolase C-terminal domain-like protein yields the protein MRITAAYEGVVPISSAIRNAWIDFTSMDCSVLALVSDVIRDGKPVVGYGFNSNGRYSAGEILRRRILPRLLDASPGSLLDESGSLDPARAWQLMMRNEKPGGHGERSVAVGVVDMALFDLAAKIAGQPLYRYLSDRYGDGDPDESVFVYAAGGYYAPGKGLRDLQDEMRGFLDQGYRVVKMKIGGAPLAEDLQRIEAVLQVLGGDGSRLAVDVNGRFDLPTALEYGRAIEPYGLFWYEEVGDPLDYRLNATLAEHYRGPLATGENLFSLPDTRNLIRYGGLRPDRDVIQVDPALSYGLVEYLRIQDMLREHGWSSRRCIPHGGHQFSLHIAAALKLGGNESYPGEFQPTGGFADDAVVRDSAVRLSDEPGIGLEGKQAFYEVLRQLHA
- a CDS encoding ArsR/SmtB family transcription factor, whose product is MDRKVVQFRLGSSDISAVRFGISPGHELIHAIRVMLRPQVAPLHWGWFRNQRGVPTGEAFRLMAVISGVEGYLPDFLTTTPSGDMTPEEELERLREVPDERLQFDLRKMEIRSTGARQREIQELIADPARARSAIVTAWEQVWGMLLAPVWPQMLRLLRADIAVRARRSSDAGLAAMAATLHSSVTWRDDVVEVQLRHHGETIDCGGTGLVLVPSVMALRGCAVLTEPPAQPTIFYPAHGISESWHRPASDVLDALTALLGSARARLLLELQQPLSTSECAQLTGSAASTASHHLTVLRAAGLVDSRRAGPRVLHTRTPLGEALAGGH
- a CDS encoding YciI family protein, which translates into the protein MPQYFLTVPHNTAEEPTMESMRETDPAELEAVMAAVDRFNSAMQDSGAFVHAGGLHPPSTAITVDATGRETKRVPGPFVEATEYVGGFWIINAADEEAAVTWAEQASAALHSRIEVRALQ
- a CDS encoding DUF4287 domain-containing protein, encoding MPASAQSYLTTIETRTGLTPRQLLARIDDGGLGGPDTKAAEIVSWLKTEYGLGHGHAMTMAQVSRHRESVDLKNADTTAPPPGSIGRLWLDGKDSLPSTPA
- a CDS encoding SpoIIE family protein phosphatase yields the protein MVDLPLHAQILAMLDSDPQGWVLAEPVRVDGEFVDLELAYINDAGCRLVGRPREQLLGRCYRQLWPETVNDGTLPFYRSVVETGVPATRTVYYDRRTITGHFEFRAGPYGDGLLIRFVDLRQVTVSPQSDGGARLYDMLDTAFDGFTVLRAVRGPGGEITDFVCEYVNQLGAKLTGHAVADVIGHRLSEISPESWDDGLFERYRTVAATGEPWRQELRYPGIGQVWEVKIGQVGEGAVAVSFREITEQVERQREIADSAARAEHAAGRVRALESVTAALVAASTTAQVYAAMGSVLRPSAGGQGLAVLLRQDDSLQLTYHAGYEPEVVARLQQLPLHHRYPATAVARTGRARYLTSLAQFHAAQTDPATAVSPGSRQAWAFLPLTAAGEVLGVLVIGYREPRDFDDDTKSTLTALAGLVAQAMQRALLFETSMSIAAELQHALLPAALPTAPGLRHAARYLPWTRGAEVGGDWYDVIAVDDDVVSVVIGDVAGHNLAAAAAMGQVRDALRAYAVAGHEPAAVMRHTNRLIRAVGLDTIVTCCYLQLHLAEGTATGVLAGHPPPILRDATGTRLLELPTAAPLGASRTAGYRETRIDFPPGATLLLYTDGLVEDHSHPLDRGLSELCAAVGSAPAGDADAVIEHVLTSDVGPRPRRDDIALLCLTRDHTTGI
- a CDS encoding sigma-70 family RNA polymerase sigma factor, with protein sequence MRTSSVEPEAVTDFESVRPRLFGIAYRMLGRAADAEDVVQNVWVRWQGADRAQVRNRVGFLMTITSRVALNVATSAYARHEADTGGWLPEPPAESADPALEAERGEALEAAVQLLMERLSPAERAVYVLREAFGYPFREIAELLELTESAARQLASRARRHLTESRLHAVDSGERDALLGAVRAATRAGGMARLIDLLAGSGSSGRAPRPRHRTVQGCRQPAYR
- a CDS encoding isocitrate lyase/PEP mutase family protein; the encoded protein is MTASQATDLETRCDQLRALHRPGNPLLLPNAWDVATAKAVVAAGFPVVATTSAGVAAALGYEDHEAAPAAEMLAAAERIARGVDVPVTVDAEGGYGLEPAELVAALRTAGAAGCNLEDTDHRAGGGLRDADQHAQWLAAVRQAASQDGYRLVINARIDVFIGPFLAGAGPGAQQELVGEAVRRANAYLEAGADCVFPIVLWETDALRRFIAEVRGPVNVLRLPKAPSPAELAALGVARVSWGFLLHNGALAHFSEQLAALRQ